In Phocoena sinus isolate mPhoSin1 chromosome 10, mPhoSin1.pri, whole genome shotgun sequence, a single genomic region encodes these proteins:
- the GLT8D2 gene encoding glycosyltransferase 8 domain-containing protein 2 isoform X3: MALLRKINQVLLFLLIVTICGILYKKVHRGTVLRNKTDDDSETPEDMEDEIPVVICAAAGRMGAAMAAINSIYSNTDANILFYVVGLRNTLSRIRKWIEHSKLREINFKIVEFNPMVLKGKIRPDSARPELLQPLNFVRFYLPLLIHQHEKVIYLDDDVIVQGDIQELYDTTLALGHAAAFSDDCDLPSSQDIHRLVGLQNTYMGYLDYRKKTIKDLGISPSTCSFNPGVIVANMTEWKHQRITKQLEKWMKKNVEENLYSSSLGGGVATSPMLIVFHGKYSTINPLWHIRHLDIWRWIILELETMDCGLIFIRCPYTAKPWARLQG, translated from the exons ATGGCTTTGTTACGAAAAA ttaaccAGGTGTTGCTGTTCCTTTTGATTGTGACCATCTGTGGGATTCTGTATAAGAAAGTTCATAGGGGGACTGTGCTCAGGAACAAAACAG ATGATGACTCTGAGACTCCTGAGGATATGGAAGATGAGATTCCGGTGGTGATTTGTGCAGCAGCAGGGAGGATGGGTGCGGCTATGGCTGCCATCAACAGCATCTACAGCAACACTGATGCCAACATTTTGTTCTATGTAGTTGGACTCCGGAACACTCTGTCCAGAATACG AAAATGGATCGAACATTCTAAACtaagagaaataaactttaaaatcgtGGAATTCAACCCTATGGTCCTCAAAGGAAAGATCAGACCAGACTCCGCGAGGCCTGAACTGCTCCAGCCT CTGAACTTTGTTCGATTTTATCTCCCTCTGCTTATCCATCAACACGAGAAAGTCATCTATTTGGATGATGATGTAATCGTACAAG GGGACATCCAAGAGCTGTACGACACCACCTTGGCCCTGGGCCACGCGGCAGCTTTCTCAGATGACTGCGATTTGCCCTCCTCCCAGGACATACACAGACTTGTGGGGCTGCAG AACACGTATATGGGCTATCTGGACTACCGGAAGAAGACGATAAAAGACCTTGGCATCAGCCCCAGCACTTGCTCTTTCAATCCTGGTGTGATTGTTGCCAACATGACGGAATGGAAGCACCAGCGTATCACCAAACAATTGgagaaatggatgaaaaaaaatgtaga GGAAAACCTCTACAGCAGCTccctgggaggaggggtggcCACCTCCCCAATGCTGATTGTGTTTCACGGGAAATACTCCACTATCAACCCCCTGTGGCACATAAGGCACCTGG acaTTTGGAGATGGATTATTTTAGAACTGGAGACAATGGATTGTGGACTTATATTTATCAGGTGCCCATACACTGCCAAGCCCTGGGCTAGGCTCCAGGGATAG
- the GLT8D2 gene encoding glycosyltransferase 8 domain-containing protein 2 isoform X2 — protein MALLRKINQVLLFLLIVTICGILYKKVHRGTVLRNKTDDDSETPEDMEDEIPVVICAAAGRMGAAMAAINSIYSNTDANILFYVVGLRNTLSRIRKWIEHSKLREINFKIVEFNPMVLKGKIRPDSARPELLQPLNFVRFYLPLLIHQHEKVIYLDDDVIVQGDIQELYDTTLALGHAAAFSDDCDLPSSQDIHRLVGLQNTYMGYLDYRKKTIKDLGISPSTCSFNPGVIVANMTEWKHQRITKQLEKWMKKNVEENLYSSSLGGGVATSPMLIVFHGKYSTINPLWHIRHLGWNPDTRYSEHFLQEAKLLHWNGRHKPWDFPSVHNDLWESWFVPDPAGIFKLHHPSS, from the exons ATGGCTTTGTTACGAAAAA ttaaccAGGTGTTGCTGTTCCTTTTGATTGTGACCATCTGTGGGATTCTGTATAAGAAAGTTCATAGGGGGACTGTGCTCAGGAACAAAACAG ATGATGACTCTGAGACTCCTGAGGATATGGAAGATGAGATTCCGGTGGTGATTTGTGCAGCAGCAGGGAGGATGGGTGCGGCTATGGCTGCCATCAACAGCATCTACAGCAACACTGATGCCAACATTTTGTTCTATGTAGTTGGACTCCGGAACACTCTGTCCAGAATACG AAAATGGATCGAACATTCTAAACtaagagaaataaactttaaaatcgtGGAATTCAACCCTATGGTCCTCAAAGGAAAGATCAGACCAGACTCCGCGAGGCCTGAACTGCTCCAGCCT CTGAACTTTGTTCGATTTTATCTCCCTCTGCTTATCCATCAACACGAGAAAGTCATCTATTTGGATGATGATGTAATCGTACAAG GGGACATCCAAGAGCTGTACGACACCACCTTGGCCCTGGGCCACGCGGCAGCTTTCTCAGATGACTGCGATTTGCCCTCCTCCCAGGACATACACAGACTTGTGGGGCTGCAG AACACGTATATGGGCTATCTGGACTACCGGAAGAAGACGATAAAAGACCTTGGCATCAGCCCCAGCACTTGCTCTTTCAATCCTGGTGTGATTGTTGCCAACATGACGGAATGGAAGCACCAGCGTATCACCAAACAATTGgagaaatggatgaaaaaaaatgtaga GGAAAACCTCTACAGCAGCTccctgggaggaggggtggcCACCTCCCCAATGCTGATTGTGTTTCACGGGAAATACTCCACTATCAACCCCCTGTGGCACATAAGGCACCTGG GCTGGAATCCAGATACCAGATATTCGGAGCATTTTCTGCAGGAAGCAAAACTACTCCACTGGAATGGAAGACATaaaccttgggacttccctagtgttCACAACGACTTATGGGAGAGCTGGTTTGTTCCTGACCCTGCAGGGATATTTAAACTCCATCATCCCAGCAGCTGA
- the GLT8D2 gene encoding glycosyltransferase 8 domain-containing protein 2 isoform X1, whose amino-acid sequence MALLRKINQVLLFLLIVTICGILYKKVHRGTVLRNKTDDDSETPEDMEDEIPVVICAAAGRMGAAMAAINSIYSNTDANILFYVVGLRNTLSRIRKWIEHSKLREINFKIVEFNPMVLKGKIRPDSARPELLQPLNFVRFYLPLLIHQHEKVIYLDDDVIVQGDIQELYDTTLALGHAAAFSDDCDLPSSQDIHRLVGLQNTYMGYLDYRKKTIKDLGISPSTCSFNPGVIVANMTEWKHQRITKQLEKWMKKNVEENLYSSSLGGGVATSPMLIVFHGKYSTINPLWHIRHLGWNPDTRYSEHFLQEAKLLHWNGRHKPWDFPSVHNDLWESWNLFSLKILLSPILAKPSL is encoded by the exons ATGGCTTTGTTACGAAAAA ttaaccAGGTGTTGCTGTTCCTTTTGATTGTGACCATCTGTGGGATTCTGTATAAGAAAGTTCATAGGGGGACTGTGCTCAGGAACAAAACAG ATGATGACTCTGAGACTCCTGAGGATATGGAAGATGAGATTCCGGTGGTGATTTGTGCAGCAGCAGGGAGGATGGGTGCGGCTATGGCTGCCATCAACAGCATCTACAGCAACACTGATGCCAACATTTTGTTCTATGTAGTTGGACTCCGGAACACTCTGTCCAGAATACG AAAATGGATCGAACATTCTAAACtaagagaaataaactttaaaatcgtGGAATTCAACCCTATGGTCCTCAAAGGAAAGATCAGACCAGACTCCGCGAGGCCTGAACTGCTCCAGCCT CTGAACTTTGTTCGATTTTATCTCCCTCTGCTTATCCATCAACACGAGAAAGTCATCTATTTGGATGATGATGTAATCGTACAAG GGGACATCCAAGAGCTGTACGACACCACCTTGGCCCTGGGCCACGCGGCAGCTTTCTCAGATGACTGCGATTTGCCCTCCTCCCAGGACATACACAGACTTGTGGGGCTGCAG AACACGTATATGGGCTATCTGGACTACCGGAAGAAGACGATAAAAGACCTTGGCATCAGCCCCAGCACTTGCTCTTTCAATCCTGGTGTGATTGTTGCCAACATGACGGAATGGAAGCACCAGCGTATCACCAAACAATTGgagaaatggatgaaaaaaaatgtaga GGAAAACCTCTACAGCAGCTccctgggaggaggggtggcCACCTCCCCAATGCTGATTGTGTTTCACGGGAAATACTCCACTATCAACCCCCTGTGGCACATAAGGCACCTGG GCTGGAATCCAGATACCAGATATTCGGAGCATTTTCTGCAGGAAGCAAAACTACTCCACTGGAATGGAAGACATaaaccttgggacttccctagtgttCACAACGACTTATGGGAGAGCTG